One genomic window of Metopolophium dirhodum isolate CAU chromosome 4, ASM1992520v1, whole genome shotgun sequence includes the following:
- the LOC132943939 gene encoding histone H4 transcription factor-like, with translation MNAESNNVTYNLRRKTRRTDECKSNDDSMFAAQTYLSVDQKTDCGSMSMMEDKQYWCEQWVLAHREGNVPEEKKYVAKKCVVTNNSDDSESYKSSLDLNNLKECKKQQPRKKKLDLDRVQMSYCCRWVECNYESTDIKIYLQHVAEHVDYLWTEEWQGNKEKWFTCSWNNCTFQSNCEVKSTTHVNFHAYHTRLKCVGLAVLNLCEIPGCKLNGDGANILPDLPSEFECNWKNCNDRFECMQYYAYHVAQHLDFSKFNNSNFICPWTDCTLQFSVRYRLVDHIKSHTQEKTCACPNCGIMFSTYTKLKDHCRQSNKDKSNQCKFCKKTFSCERLLKQHVRLHINYFKCHQCDASFSKALQLSTHIRYRHLDIKPFGCHLCKSKFVRKVDLTTHLRKHAPGPLFKCSKDGCDFSCRSEYTMRKHIGVEHYNAEELYKYYCHVCGDLFLRGSFLTKHLKTDHNFHKPVGLKRFRYIEDDDGYYKLQTSRYECLDIQEQKKVKLINPNKVVVRKKSQTTCNDKQATEFVVDILSCTSDDEDNDDIE, from the exons ATGAATGCGGAGAGCAATAATGTCACATATAATCTGAGGAGGAAGACACGACGGACCGACGAGTGCAAGTCCAACGATG ATTCAATGTTTGCGGCACAGACATATTTGTCGGTTGATCAGAAGACTGACTGCGGTTCAATGTCCATGATGGAAGACAAACAGTACTGGTGTGAGCAATGGGTCCTAGCTCACCGTGAAGGCAATGTtcctgaagaaaaaaaatatgtcgctaaaaaat gtgtTGTTACCAATAATTCAGATGACTCAGAGTCGTATAAGTCTAGCTTGGATTTAAATAACTTGAAAGAGTGCAAGAAGCAACAACCTAGAAAAAAGAAATTGGATTTGGATCGGGTACAAATGAGTTACTGTTGTAGATGGGTTGAATGCAATTATGAATCAACtgatataaaaatttatcttCAACATGTTGCTGAGCATGTTGATTATTTATGGACTGAAGAATGGCAGGGCAACAAAGAAA AATGGTTTACATGTTCATGGAATAATTGTACGTTCCAATCAAACTGCGAGGTGAAATCTACAACTCATGTAAATTTCCATGCATATCACACACGGCTTAAATGTGTCGGCTTGGCTGTTTTAAATCTCTGTGAAATACCT gGATGTAAATTGAATGGTGATGGTGCTAACATCTTACCAGATTTACCAAGTGAATTTGAATGTAATTGGAAAAATTGTAATGATCGATTTGAATGTATGCAATACTATGCATATCATGTAGCTCAGCAtttagatttttcaaaattcaacaaTTCTAACTTCATCTGCCCATGGACag attgtACTTTACAATTTTCCGTGCGTTACCGATTAGTAGACCATATAAAAAGCCACACTCAAGAAAAAACATGTGCTTGTCCTAACTGTGGTATTATGTTTTCCACTTACACTAAACTGAAAGATCACTGTAGACAATCAAATAAag acaAAAGCAATCAgtgtaaattttgtaaaaaaacattttcatgtgAACGACTTCTAAAACAGCATGTTCGccttcatataaattattttaaatgtcatcAGTGTGATGCATCGTTTTCGAAAGCATTACAACTATCCACTCATATACGTTACCGTCACTTAGATATAAAACCCTTTGGATGTCATTTATGTAAATCCAA atttgtgCGCAAAGTAGATCTTACTACACACTTACGAAAACATGCACCAGGTCCGCTATTCAAATGTTCAAAGGACGGCTGTGATTTTTCATGTCGAAGCGAGTACACAATGCGAAAGCATATAGGAGTAGAACATTACAATGCAGAAgaactgtataaatattattgtcatgtgTGTGGTGATTTGTTCCTAAGAGGTTCATTTCTcaccaaacatttaaaaactgatCATAACTTCCACAAACCAGTTGGCTTGAAACGTTTCag GTACATTGAAGACGACGACGGGtattataaacttcaaacgTCAAGATATGAATGTCTAGACATACAAGAACAAAAGAAAGTTAAGTTGATCAATCCCAACAAAGTGGTTGTAAGGAAAAAAAGTCAAACTACGTGCAAT GATAAGCAAGCAACAGAATTTGttgttgatattttatcatgtacAAGTGATGATGAGGACAATGATGATATTGAGtaa
- the LOC132943938 gene encoding large ribosomal subunit protein mL65 has protein sequence MLTVRIPKYNVPKVFGRSLSSAYVCRQESRAQYPPIVDVKPEPTLLRQELTDHEKIRNLSTVEEKSIGINMPRYYGWQSLVVKDKVIPYDFLPFAQTVTKTKIYEVDTLPNRLSNDDCQQFIDRIKPQLEDSLVFEYNRNRSRGKVIKSDRNIGESGSTNELAKSIAEQVNRLFLANLAADYPHLFEAQIDYEPRVEGFWNVHGFAATKEDEKMRKKKNVPKENLKNPVDRWIHYFGRPTIQVRHNLPLPSVPLDKWTLTTAQSATSDIPKTAFKEFGIPNYDYDPTIYHKLPYERRHGISIPGFWPNDQQKFGLLSIHTNEYLEDRPPNFGESEHQEAVHAQAILASFAWLIGQASYQGFTVCNELTYPLVNQSIITNGKTWSFYMYQLNTMRFFKSQDDINRPIAPSNICWGTKQTELFHNITDDRIVGWNDDVLKDLLSCYVNIPKSRDHEMCPYLGKEQVVANIDDIKKRVWLHDRYKVLTSHRPRHRLLPEVYDWEHIYKIEHETRHFEARRRFFELEQDPLNERRLDDHYGPYIQRKDRDKGRRIRKKRFDDMYYPDV, from the exons ATGTTGACCGTTCGAATTCCCAAATATAATGTACCAAAAGTATTCGGTCGATCGCTTTCCTCTGCGTACGTTTGTCGTCAAGAGAGCCGCGCACAGTATCCACCTATTGTAGATGTTAAACCTGAGCCGACACTGTTGCGCCAAGAACTGACTGATCATGAAAAAATTCGTAACCTCAGTACAGTCGAAGAAAAATCTATCGGCATAAACATGCCCAG atattatggTTGGCAGTCATTAGTGGTAAAAGATAAAGTAATACCATATGACTTCTTGCCATTTGCTCAGACGGTAACaaagacaaaaatatatgaAGTAGACACTCTTCCCAATCGACTTTCAAATGACGATTGTCAACAATTCATCGACCGTATAAAACCTCAGCTAGAGGATAGTTTggtatttgaatacaatagaAATag AAGCAGAGGTAAAGTAATAAAATCTGACAGAAATATTGGTGAATCCGGATCAACAAATGAATTGGCTAAAAGTATAGCAGAACAAGTAAATCGTTTATTCTTAGCCAATCTGGCAGCTGATTATCCACATTTATTTGAAGCTCAg atcGATTATGAACCTCGGGTTGAAGGATTCTGGAATGTACATGGATTTGCAGCCACTAAAGAAGATGAAAAAatgagaaagaaaaaaaatgtacctaaagaGAATTTGAAAAATCCTGTTGATAGATGGATACATTATTTTGGTCGACCTACAATACAGGTGCGACATAATTTACCTTTACCCTCAGTTCCCCTAGATAAATGGACGTTAACTACTGCTCAGTCTGCCACTTCTGATATTCCAAAGACTGCATTCAAAGAATTTGGTATTCCTAATTATGATTATGATCCTacaatttatcataaattaccTTATGAAAGGAGACATGGCATCAGTATACCAG GTTTTTGGCCAAATGATCAACAAAAATTTGGTCTGTTGTCCATACACACCAATGAGTACTTAGAAGATAGACCACCAAATTTTGGTGAATCAGAACACCAAGAAGCTGTTCATGCCCAAGCAATATTAGCATCATTCGCTTGGTTGATAGGTCAAGCCTCTTATCAAG GTTTTACAGTTTGCAATGAACTTACATATCCTCTTGTTAATCAATCAATTATTACAAATGGTAAGACATGGTCATTTTACATGTATCAATTAAATACTATGCGCTTCTTTAAAAGTCAAGATGATATCAACCGTCCAATTGCTCCAAGTAACATTTGTTGGGGAACAAAACAAACAGAACTGTTTCACAACATCACAGATGACCGCATTGTTG GTTGGAATGATGATGTGTTAAAAGATCTTTTAAGTTGTTATGTGAATATCCCTAAATCACGAGATCACGAAATGTGTCCATATCTTGGTAAAGAACAAGTAGTGGCAAACAtagatgatattaaaaaaag ggtATGGTTACATGATAGATACAAAGTTTTAACATCTCACAGACCTAGGCATCGTCTTTTACCTGAAGTTTACGATTGGGAGCATATTTATAAGATTGAACATGAAACCAGACATTTTGAGGCCAGGAGACGTTTCTTTGAACTTGAACAGGATCCACTGAATGAGAGAAGACTGGATGACCATTATGGGCCTTACATACAACGCAAGGATAGAGATAAGGGCAGAAGAATTAGGAAAAAACGATTCGATGACATGTATTATCCTGATGTCTAG
- the LOC132943941 gene encoding lipoyltransferase 1, mitochondrial: protein MAFIVRRFYSSVIEKTVLISRSTDVFENLALEHWYYRYSDFTNKSMLLLWINSNCVVIGRHQNPWLEVNFDPAIDLRIARRNSGGGTVFHDNKNLNMTFFTNRDIYNRKQNLELIVETLKNEWNVVTEINKREDIVIDNMYKISGTASKLGRPNAYHHCTLLVNCNRELMSNLLRKREKNIETNATVSVTSDVLNLTQINNKVCINRLMTAVGLQYLKTVGNTTTINQGFNYVTPNEQTFPGFNEIKNEMESWEWIYGRTPKFNITVKCNEQSVILSVKNGIIENVATAYNVSLNHLVNEKFNMNVAEEIKQHLKTIEM, encoded by the exons ATGGCCTTTATTGTTCGAAGATTTTATTCATCAGTTATTGAAAAGACCGTTTTGATATCAAGATCGACAGATGTATTTGAAAACCTTGCCTTGGAACACTGGTACTACCGATATTCAGACTTCACTAATAAATCTATGTTGCTATTGTGGATAAACAGTAATTGCGTTGTAATTGGCCGCCATCAAAATCCTTGGTTGGAAGTAAATTTTGATCCAGCTATTGACTTACGGATAGCAAGAAGGAATAGTGGTGGTGGAACAGTATTTCATGATAATAAAAATCTCAATATGACATTTTTCACGAACAGAGACATTTATAACAGGAAACAAAATTTAGAACTAATTgttgaaacattaaaaaatgaatggaaTGTTgtaacagaaattaataaacGAGAAGATATTGTAATAGATAATATGTACAAA atatctgGCACGGCTTCCAAGTTGGGAAGACCTAATGCATACCACCATTGTACATTATTAGTTAATTGCAATCGAGAATTGATGTCAAATTTATTGAGAAAACGTGAA aaaaatattgaaaccaaTGCCACAGTTAGTGTAACATCAGATGTATTGAATTTGacacaaattaataacaaagtGTGTATCAATAGATTAATGACTGCTGTTGGTTTACAATACCTGAAAACAGTAGGcaatacaacaacaataaatcAAGGATTTAATTATGTAACACCAAATGAACAAACATTCcctg gtttcaatgaaataaaaaatgaaatggaGAGCTGGGAATGGATATATGGACGAACGCCAAAGTTTAATATAACTGTTAAATGTAATGAACAATCTGTTATTTTATCTGTAAAAAATGGCATTATTGAAAACGTTGCTACAGCCTATAATGTAAGTTTGAACCACTTggttaatgaaaaatttaatatgaatgtAGCGGAAGAGATAAAACAGCATTTAAAAACcattgaaatgtaa